In a genomic window of Streptomyces noursei ATCC 11455:
- a CDS encoding LysR family transcriptional regulator translates to MFEPAQLRTFLAVAQTLSFTQAAHRLGLRQSTVSQHVRKLEEAAGRRLFARDTHAVDLTEDGEAMLGFARTILEANERAASFFAGTRLRGRLRFGASEDFVLTRLPEVLEGFRRDHPEVDLELTVELSGTLHELLAAGRLDLVLAKHRPEGPQGRLVWRDRLVWVGGERLRLDPRRPVPLVVFPPPAVTRARALEALEGQGREWRIACTSGSLNGLIAATRAGLGVMAHTLGMIPPGLVRIPSRAGLPELGGVDFVLLHGERAGAARGPAEALAEAILAGGDRLHLP, encoded by the coding sequence GTGTTCGAACCCGCGCAGCTGCGCACCTTCCTCGCCGTGGCGCAGACGCTGAGCTTCACCCAGGCCGCGCACCGGCTGGGGCTGCGCCAGTCCACGGTGAGCCAGCACGTGCGGAAGCTGGAGGAGGCCGCCGGGCGGCGGCTGTTCGCACGGGACACGCACGCCGTGGACCTCACCGAGGACGGCGAGGCGATGCTGGGGTTCGCGCGCACCATCCTGGAGGCGAACGAGCGGGCGGCGAGCTTCTTCGCCGGGACCCGGCTGCGCGGGCGGCTGCGGTTCGGTGCGTCCGAGGACTTCGTGCTGACCCGCCTGCCGGAGGTGCTGGAGGGGTTCCGGCGCGATCACCCGGAGGTCGATCTGGAACTGACCGTGGAGCTCTCCGGCACCCTGCACGAGCTGCTGGCGGCCGGCCGGCTCGATCTCGTCCTGGCCAAGCATCGGCCGGAGGGGCCGCAGGGGCGGCTGGTGTGGCGGGATCGGCTGGTGTGGGTGGGCGGCGAGCGGCTGCGGCTGGACCCGCGGCGGCCGGTCCCGCTGGTGGTCTTCCCCCCGCCCGCGGTGACCCGGGCGCGGGCCCTGGAGGCGCTGGAGGGACAGGGCCGGGAGTGGCGGATCGCCTGCACCAGCGGAAGCCTGAACGGGCTGATCGCGGCGACCCGGGCGGGGCTGGGCGTGATGGCGCACACGCTCGGGATGATCCCGCCGGGCCTGGTGCGGATACCGTCCCGGGCCGGGCTGCCGGAGCTGGGCGGGGTGGACTTCGTGCTGCTGCACGGGGAACGGGCGGGGGCGGCGCGCGGCCCGGCGGAGGCGCTGGCCGAGGCGATCCTGGCGGGCGGCGACCGGCTGCACCTCCCGTAG